In the Arachis ipaensis cultivar K30076 chromosome B10, Araip1.1, whole genome shotgun sequence genome, one interval contains:
- the LOC107620765 gene encoding uncharacterized protein LOC107620765, with amino-acid sequence MVGLEMILGFDWLSKNRFLLDCFERTIRFMPKGENGAVVATGYYLNSVMMHCSGEECQGYILFAANASGDAQNLDQIPVVRDFSEVFPEDIPEFPPQREIEFAIELVPGAGPVSIAPYRMAPIELAELKTQLEEHLNKRFI; translated from the coding sequence ATGGTGGGGCTTGaaatgattttggggtttgattggttgtcaaAAAATCGGtttttgttggattgctttgaacGGACAATTCGGTTTATGCCGAAAGGAGAAAATGGAGCAGTGGTAGCTACGGGGTATTACTTGAACTCTGTAATGATGCATTGTAGTGGGGAggagtgtcagggttatattcTGTTTGCTGCTAATGCGTCGGGTGATGCCCAGAACTTAGATCAAATACCGGTGGTTAGAGATTTTTCAGAAGTATTCCCGGAAGATATTCCTGAGTTCCCACCTCAAAGGGAAATTGAATTTGCGATCGAATTGGTGCCGGGAGCCGGACCAGTGTCGATTGCGCCGTAtagaatggctccgatagagctggcaGAGTTAAAGACTCAGTTAGAAGAGCATCTGAACAAAAGGTTCATTTGA